The Deinococcus reticulitermitis genome has a segment encoding these proteins:
- a CDS encoding MFS transporter, producing the protein MTMNTAETGPEPRAEAARWAVSAVFLINGLLYATWAVSIPGVRDALALSEAQVGAALLAIGMGSLLSMPLTGGWTARWGSDRVTAVLAVLAMLSLVPPFLMPNLPALAAALVLLGVFNGGLDVAMNAQGVTVERRLGRGVMSRLHAYFSLGGLLGALLGTVLVGRVPALTHIGLVAALTTLVALGAGRFLLSDRAAPVPLAAHPGGAKRRRPPRFLFSPAVLLLGSLCFLGMLSEGAHYDWAALYFRDVLGVAGGQAGVGYAAFVATMTLGRWFGDRARARFGDERLVRSGALLAAAGLGLALLWPAPLPATLGLAISGLGLSNVVPVLYGAAGHALAGRGIAQVATLGYGGFLLGPPLIGLIAGAAGLSAALAVAVVGAALVSLLSRRAFALLRA; encoded by the coding sequence ATGACGATGAACACGGCAGAAACAGGACCAGAGCCGCGCGCCGAGGCGGCGAGGTGGGCGGTCAGCGCAGTCTTCCTGATCAACGGCCTGCTGTACGCCACCTGGGCGGTCAGTATTCCGGGTGTGCGCGACGCGCTCGCGCTGAGTGAGGCGCAGGTGGGTGCGGCGCTGCTCGCGATCGGGATGGGCAGCCTGCTCTCGATGCCGCTCACTGGAGGCTGGACCGCGCGCTGGGGCAGCGACCGGGTGACGGCGGTGCTCGCGGTGCTCGCGATGCTCTCGCTGGTGCCGCCCTTCCTGATGCCGAACCTGCCTGCGCTGGCCGCGGCGCTCGTGCTGCTGGGCGTCTTCAACGGCGGGCTCGACGTGGCGATGAACGCCCAGGGCGTGACCGTCGAGCGCCGGCTCGGACGCGGCGTGATGAGCCGCCTGCACGCCTACTTCAGCCTCGGCGGGCTGCTCGGGGCGCTGCTGGGGACCGTGCTGGTCGGGCGTGTGCCGGCCCTGACCCATATCGGGCTCGTCGCGGCGCTGACCACCCTGGTCGCCCTTGGGGCCGGGCGGTTCCTGCTCTCCGACCGCGCGGCTCCGGTGCCTCTGGCGGCCCACCCGGGAGGCGCCAAGCGCAGACGCCCGCCCCGGTTTCTCTTTTCACCCGCAGTGCTGCTGCTCGGAAGCCTGTGCTTTCTGGGGATGCTCTCGGAAGGAGCCCACTACGACTGGGCGGCGCTGTACTTCCGCGACGTGCTGGGCGTGGCGGGTGGGCAGGCCGGGGTCGGCTACGCGGCGTTCGTCGCCACCATGACGCTGGGGCGCTGGTTTGGAGACCGCGCCCGCGCCCGCTTCGGCGACGAGCGACTGGTGCGGTCCGGGGCGCTGCTCGCCGCCGCCGGGCTGGGTCTCGCCCTGCTGTGGCCTGCGCCGCTTCCCGCCACCCTGGGCCTCGCGATCTCGGGCCTGGGGCTGAGCAACGTCGTGCCGGTGCTGTACGGCGCGGCGGGGCATGCGCTCGCGGGGCGCGGCATCGCGCAGGTCGCCACCCTCGGCTACGGCGGCTTCCTGCTCGGACCGCCGCTGATCGGGCTGATCGCCGGCGCGGCGGGGCTCAGCGCCGCCCTCGCCGTGGCCGTCGTTGGCGCCGCGCTGGTGTCCCTGCTCAGCAGACGGGCATTCGCGCTGCTGCGGGCCTGA
- a CDS encoding prolyl oligopeptidase family serine peptidase: MPPFRPALTYPESSRGEHHDTYSDAHGQSVQVADPYRWLEDPDSPETRAWVEAQNRVTDTFLAELPARAHYRARLGELWNFPKDGVPWERGGRYFRTFNPGLLNQPLLQVADSPRGPWRELLDPNVLSGDGTVALMGAEVSDDGKTLAYATQSGGSDWLTWQVREVEGGAEPDQPLRWSKFSGAAWLPDGSGFFYSAYDAPQAGEGSGEALTSANRNQRLMFHRLGQAQEHDELVLSRPDQPDWGFSGRVSEDGRWLLVSVWLGTSPKNQLWVRRLTGSGPGAGGFSEVVADFHAGFQVVGSEGDTLFLLTDEDAPLGKLLAWNVTTGERRDLIPEGPDKLEQVLTVPEGFLAVTLRDASHRLALHGRTGERIREIELPSLGTLTLSGQAGSREVFLGFTSFLFPTRPYRLELPAGDLEPLAAPATTFNPDAYEVTQDFATSKDGTRVPLFIVARRGASRDGSNRTLLYAYGGFGISLTPVFSPSRLAWLERGGVFVQANLRGGGEYGEGWHEAGTLTAKQNVFDDFIAVAEHLTAQGWTTPERLAIQGGSNGGLLVGAAITQRPELFGAAVAQVGVLDMLRYQHFTIGWAWASDYGRSDDPAMFDTLRAYSPLHNLKEGTSYPATLITTGDHDDRVVPAHSYKFAAELQRVQAGAAPTLIRIQTRGGHGAGKPTALVIEEAADIWAFLEGVLEGD; the protein is encoded by the coding sequence ATGCCTCCATTCCGCCCGGCTCTGACCTACCCCGAATCCTCGCGCGGCGAGCACCACGACACCTACTCGGACGCGCACGGTCAGAGCGTCCAGGTGGCCGATCCCTACCGCTGGCTCGAAGACCCCGATTCCCCCGAGACGCGCGCCTGGGTTGAGGCCCAGAACCGCGTGACAGATACTTTTCTCGCCGAGCTGCCCGCCCGCGCCCACTACCGCGCCCGCCTCGGGGAGCTGTGGAACTTCCCCAAAGACGGGGTGCCGTGGGAGCGCGGGGGCCGCTACTTCCGCACCTTCAACCCGGGGCTGCTCAATCAGCCGCTGCTGCAAGTGGCCGACTCACCGCGCGGGCCGTGGCGCGAGTTGCTCGATCCCAACGTGCTGAGTGGAGACGGCACGGTCGCCCTGATGGGCGCCGAGGTCAGCGACGACGGCAAAACACTCGCCTACGCCACCCAGAGCGGCGGCAGCGACTGGCTGACCTGGCAGGTGCGCGAGGTGGAGGGCGGCGCCGAGCCGGATCAGCCGCTGCGCTGGAGCAAGTTCAGTGGCGCGGCGTGGCTCCCGGACGGCAGCGGCTTTTTCTACTCGGCTTACGACGCCCCGCAGGCCGGTGAGGGCTCAGGTGAGGCCCTGACCAGCGCCAACCGCAACCAACGGCTGATGTTTCACCGCCTCGGTCAGGCCCAGGAGCATGACGAACTTGTCCTGAGTCGCCCCGACCAGCCCGACTGGGGCTTTTCCGGACGGGTCAGCGAGGACGGACGCTGGCTGCTCGTCAGCGTGTGGTTGGGCACCAGCCCCAAAAATCAGCTCTGGGTGCGCCGCCTGACCGGGTCTGGCCCAGGCGCAGGCGGGTTCAGTGAGGTCGTGGCCGACTTCCATGCAGGCTTTCAGGTCGTGGGCAGCGAGGGCGACACCCTCTTTCTCCTCACCGACGAAGACGCGCCCTTAGGGAAACTGCTTGCCTGGAACGTGACCACCGGCGAGCGGCGCGACCTGATTCCCGAGGGGCCGGACAAGCTCGAGCAGGTCCTGACTGTTCCAGAGGGCTTTCTCGCGGTCACGCTGCGCGACGCCAGCCACCGCCTCGCCCTGCACGGGCGCACGGGCGAGCGCATACGCGAGATCGAACTTCCTTCGCTCGGCACGCTGACGCTCAGCGGGCAAGCCGGGAGCCGCGAGGTCTTTCTCGGCTTCACGTCCTTCCTGTTTCCGACGCGGCCCTACCGCCTCGAGCTGCCGGCGGGCGACCTCGAACCGCTCGCGGCGCCGGCCACCACGTTCAATCCGGACGCCTACGAGGTCACGCAGGACTTCGCGACGAGCAAAGACGGCACCCGCGTGCCACTGTTCATTGTCGCGCGGCGCGGCGCTTCCCGTGACGGCTCGAACCGCACGCTGCTGTACGCCTACGGGGGGTTTGGCATCAGCTTGACGCCGGTCTTCAGTCCATCGCGCCTCGCGTGGCTGGAGCGTGGCGGGGTGTTCGTGCAGGCCAATCTGCGCGGTGGCGGCGAGTACGGCGAGGGGTGGCACGAGGCGGGCACCCTCACGGCCAAGCAGAACGTCTTCGACGACTTTATCGCGGTGGCCGAGCACCTCACCGCTCAGGGCTGGACCACCCCGGAGCGGCTCGCGATTCAGGGCGGCAGCAACGGCGGCCTGCTCGTGGGGGCCGCGATCACCCAGCGCCCGGAGCTGTTCGGGGCGGCGGTCGCGCAGGTCGGCGTGCTCGATATGCTGCGCTACCAGCACTTCACCATCGGCTGGGCCTGGGCGAGCGACTACGGACGCAGCGACGACCCCGCGATGTTTGACACCCTGCGCGCCTACTCGCCGCTGCACAACCTGAAAGAGGGCACCTCCTATCCCGCCACCCTGATCACGACAGGGGACCACGACGACCGGGTGGTGCCGGCGCACTCGTACAAGTTCGCCGCCGAACTTCAGCGGGTGCAAGCGGGCGCGGCGCCCACCCTGATCCGCATCCAGACGCGTGGCGGCCACGGCGCCGGCAAACCCACCGCCCTCGTGATCGAGGAAGCCGCCGACATCTGGGCGTTCCTCGAAGGAGTGCTCGAGGGAGACTAA
- a CDS encoding HAD-IA family hydrolase, producing the protein MMPAPLTLPPGLRAVVFDFDGTILDTETREFARWQELYRTHGRELSLSDWQSGIGTWDAFDPWLGLPEHVQADREQVRAALHDRIVSDLAEQDLRPGVRAVLEGVRDAGLRLALATSSDRAWVTRWLEQHRLAELFEVMATRDDVRRVKPDPELYLLAAARLGVHASECLAVEDSLNGAAAAVAAGMPVVVVPNDVTRTQPFPPEWRRLDAGYAGGLAALLGVEAAPSL; encoded by the coding sequence ATGATGCCTGCACCGCTCACGCTGCCGCCCGGCCTGCGCGCCGTGGTCTTCGACTTCGATGGCACCATCCTCGACACCGAAACCCGTGAATTTGCACGCTGGCAAGAGCTCTACCGTACCCATGGGCGCGAACTCTCGCTCAGCGACTGGCAGAGCGGTATCGGCACCTGGGACGCCTTCGACCCCTGGCTGGGGCTTCCCGAGCATGTGCAGGCTGACCGCGAGCAGGTGCGGGCCGCCCTCCACGACCGCATCGTCTCGGACCTCGCCGAGCAGGACCTGCGCCCCGGCGTGCGCGCCGTGCTGGAAGGCGTGCGGGACGCCGGGCTGCGCCTCGCCCTCGCCACGAGCAGCGACCGCGCCTGGGTCACGCGCTGGCTGGAGCAGCACCGCCTCGCCGAGCTGTTCGAGGTGATGGCGACCCGCGACGACGTGCGCCGGGTCAAGCCTGACCCCGAGCTCTACCTGCTGGCCGCTGCTCGCCTCGGCGTGCACGCTTCCGAGTGCCTCGCGGTGGAAGACAGCCTGAACGGAGCTGCCGCCGCCGTCGCCGCCGGGATGCCGGTGGTCGTGGTCCCCAACGACGTGACCCGCACCCAGCCGTTTCCACCGGAGTGGCGGCGGCTGGATGCGGGCTACGCGGGGGGCCTCGCGGCGCTGCTCGGGGTGGAGGCAGCGCCCTCCCTTTAG